CCGAAAGGCATCGACAACGGCAGGCTGAGCAGAATCGTTATCGGGTGAACGGTGCTCTCGAACTGCGAGGCGAGGATCATGTACATGAAAATGACCGAGAGGATGAACGCCCACACGAACTCAACGAAAGTTCGTTCCAGTTCGCGCGCGCGACCGGCAACCGTCGTGGTGTATGCGACCGGCAAACCCATCTCGGCGACGGCGCCGCGTAGTGCCTGGATGCGATCGGCGAGCGCATGACCCGGCGCCACCGAGGCACGCAGCGACACCTGGCGCTCGCGATCGAGGTGATCGATGCGTGACGGACTTATCTCGCGCGTAATATTCACGAGATTGTCCAGCCTGACCAGACCGCCGCGCGATGACGGCACATAGAGACGCCCAATCGTCTCCTGGTCGGAACGATCGCGTTCGCTCAGACGAATCTGCACGTCGTAATCTTCATTCAGTGACTCGTCGCGGTAACGCGAAGCCTGATCCTCGCCGCCGACCATCAAACGGAGATTCGTCGAGATGTCAGACGTGTCAACGCCCAAGTCCGCGGCGCGTTGCCGGTCGATCTTGACGCGCAGCTCCGGCTTATTCAATTTTAAAGACGTATCGATATCAACGATGCCGCCAAGTTTCGAAGCGCGCTTGCCTAACTCTTCCGCGTATTCCGAAAGCTTCTCGATCTCCGGACCACGCAAAACAAAATCGATGTCAAAGCGGCCGCCAGTCCCAAAGTTGAACGAATTCGAATTGCGGACACCCGCGCGCATCGGCGCAAAGCGTTGCAGACGCTTGCGAACTTCCGTCATCACATCCTGCTGCGTGTAGTTACCGCGGAAAGCCTGCCAGGGCTTCCCTTTTTTCAGCTCCGTCCAGATGCGAGTTAACGACAGAGTCCGCTCTTCATGCGGCGCAATGCGCACGTAAGCGCCGCCGGAATTCAGTCCGCCAATGAACGATCCGCCCGCGCTCGACAGCACCAGCCGCACGCCATGGGTCGCCATGATCTGCTTCTCGATTTCCAGCATGGCGGCGTTCATCACCTGCATGTTGGTGCCTTCGGGACCGTTGATGTTGACTTCGAATTCGGCCTCGTCAACGTTGCTGGGAATAAACTCCTGCTTCACCGCGCGATAAAGCGGGACCGTGGAAAAGATCACGGCCAGCGAGACCACTGAAACGGCGATACGATGGCGCATCGCAAAGCTCAGCATCCACGTGTAGCCCCAATCGATCCAACGATAGAACCCCTTGCGCGACGACGCCTGGCCGTGCCCGCCCGTGTCTTTCACGCGGATCAGACGCGAACTCATGACCGGCGTCAGCGTGAAGGAAACCAGAAGGCTAACCATGATCGCGACCGCGGCGGTAATGCCGAACTGGTAAAGGAAGCGACCCGAGATCGAAGACATGAACGACACCGGCAGAAAGATCACGACCAATGAAAGCGTGGTCGCCAAAACCGCGAGACCGATGTCTTTCGTGGCTTCTTTGGCTGCCTCACGCGGCGGCATACGTTTCTCTTCAATAAACCGGAAAATGTTTTCCAGCACGACGATCGCGTCGTCGATCACGACGCCGACCATCAACACCAGCGCCAGCATCGTCACGCTGTTAAGAGTGAAGTCCAACGCGCGCATCATTGCGAACGTCGAAATCAGCGAGGCCGGAATCGCCACTGCGGCAATAATTGTCGAGCGCCACGAGCGCATGAACAGAAGCACGACCAGGCTGGCGAGAATGCCGCCGAGGACCAGGTGCGTCTGAATCTCGTGCAAAGCCGACTCAATGTAGCGGGACTGATCGCGAATGATTTCAAGCTTTACGTCCGACGGAAGCTGCCCGGTCAAGCGCGGCAATTCCCGCTTGATGCCGTTGATAACTTCGATTGTGTTCGCGCCTGACTGGCGACGAATGTCCAGCGTCACCGTCGGCACGCCGTTGAGCCGCGCCAGCGACCGCTGCTCTTTGGTGCCGTCTTCGACGCGTCCAATGTCGCGCACGCGAATCGGCGAGCCATTAATGTTGGCAATAACTAACTCTTCAAATTGGCGCGGATCGGTGAAACGACCGAGCGTGCGCAGCACTAACTCTTCTTTTCCGGTGTTCACGTTGCCGCCCGGCACGTCCGCGTTCTGTCGCTGCAGCGCCTGCCGAACCTGCGTGATCGGAATTTGATATGCCTCAAGCCGTTCCGCATCGACCCACAGATTGATGGCGCGCTGAAGCCCGCCGACGACGCGAACTTCGCCGACGCCGCCCACGCGCTCAAGTTGAGGCCGGGCGATTTTGTCCCCGAGTTCGGTCAGCTCGCGAATCGAACGATCAGCCGAGAGAGCGATGGTCAAAACCGGCGTACTGTCGTTGTCGAATTTTGAGACGACGGGCGGGGTGGCGTCTTCAGGTAAGCGGCGGCCAAGAGCGGTAACGCGATCGCGAATGTCCTGGGCGGCTGATTCTATATCTTTATCGAGTTTGAACGTGGCGATGACAAACGATTGGCCCTGACTTGAAATTGAACGCAACTCGTCGATGCCATCGACGGTGTTCACTGCGTCTTCAATCGGTTGGGAAACCAGCGATTCGACTTCTTCAGGCGACGCGCCGGGAAGTCCGGTGCGAATGCTGACGGTGGGCACG
The nucleotide sequence above comes from Pyrinomonadaceae bacterium. Encoded proteins:
- a CDS encoding efflux RND transporter permease subunit; protein product: MQKLAEICIRRPVFAAMIILSLVVVGAASYFRLGVDRFPSVDVPTVSIRTGLPGASPEEVESLVSQPIEDAVNTVDGIDELRSISSQGQSFVIATFKLDKDIESAAQDIRDRVTALGRRLPEDATPPVVSKFDNDSTPVLTIALSADRSIRELTELGDKIARPQLERVGGVGEVRVVGGLQRAINLWVDAERLEAYQIPITQVRQALQRQNADVPGGNVNTGKEELVLRTLGRFTDPRQFEELVIANINGSPIRVRDIGRVEDGTKEQRSLARLNGVPTVTLDIRRQSGANTIEVINGIKRELPRLTGQLPSDVKLEIIRDQSRYIESALHEIQTHLVLGGILASLVVLLFMRSWRSTIIAAVAIPASLISTFAMMRALDFTLNSVTMLALVLMVGVVIDDAIVVLENIFRFIEEKRMPPREAAKEATKDIGLAVLATTLSLVVIFLPVSFMSSISGRFLYQFGITAAVAIMVSLLVSFTLTPVMSSRLIRVKDTGGHGQASSRKGFYRWIDWGYTWMLSFAMRHRIAVSVVSLAVIFSTVPLYRAVKQEFIPSNVDEAEFEVNINGPEGTNMQVMNAAMLEIEKQIMATHGVRLVLSSAGGSFIGGLNSGGAYVRIAPHEERTLSLTRIWTELKKGKPWQAFRGNYTQQDVMTEVRKRLQRFAPMRAGVRNSNSFNFGTGGRFDIDFVLRGPEIEKLSEYAEELGKRASKLGGIVDIDTSLKLNKPELRVKIDRQRAADLGVDTSDISTNLRLMVGGEDQASRYRDESLNEDYDVQIRLSERDRSDQETIGRLYVPSSRGGLVRLDNLVNITREISPSRIDHLDRERQVSLRASVAPGHALADRIQALRGAVAEMGLPVAYTTTVAGRARELERTFVEFVWAFILSVIFMYMILASQFESTVHPITILLSLPLSMPFGLLSLWLTNDTLNLYSALGLLVLFGVVKKNSILQIDHMNKLREMGMERAQAIMQGNRDRLRPILMTTLALVAGMLPLALGTGPGAEERRSIAVVVIGGQTLSLLLTLIATPVAYSLLDDLGSTARWKRWARAAHTFTEPIRARIPSFRRAPATEAHSTDHAPERERIHTTDGLKPVGGGK